A genomic stretch from Anaerolinea thermophila UNI-1 includes:
- a CDS encoding helix-turn-helix domain-containing protein, protein MEGFDKQAESIDVGQRLRALREERNISIRALARLSGLSANALSMIERGMTSPSVSTLNKLAIALKVPVTAFFRTMPVKEAVVFRKASERTRIPFLRGMMEGLGGEHFIGRVEAFLLTLENGGNSGPSYIVHSGHELVFCLRGKLEYDVEGKTYLLEPGDSMLFSASLKHRWRNSGTTVVNALIVISGFHEEEYPFEYHLSNLSQET, encoded by the coding sequence ATGGAAGGATTTGACAAACAAGCAGAATCTATCGACGTCGGGCAAAGGCTAAGGGCGCTCCGAGAGGAAAGGAACATTTCCATCCGTGCACTTGCCCGCCTGAGTGGATTATCCGCCAATGCCTTAAGCATGATCGAAAGGGGAATGACATCCCCCTCAGTAAGCACTCTAAACAAACTGGCTATTGCTCTTAAAGTTCCTGTGACGGCTTTCTTCCGTACGATGCCGGTGAAGGAAGCAGTGGTTTTCCGAAAAGCAAGCGAGAGAACACGTATCCCTTTTCTAAGAGGTATGATGGAAGGGTTAGGGGGAGAGCATTTTATAGGGAGAGTGGAAGCATTTTTGTTAACCCTGGAAAATGGCGGTAACAGTGGACCAAGTTACATTGTGCATAGCGGACATGAGTTAGTGTTTTGTTTGAGGGGAAAACTGGAATATGATGTGGAAGGAAAAACATACCTGCTGGAGCCTGGAGATAGCATGTTATTTTCAGCGAGTTTAAAGCATCGTTGGCGAAATTCCGGAACAACCGTTGTTAATGCGTTGATTGTAATCAGCGGTTTTCATGAGGAGGAATATCCTTTCGAATATCATCTTTCCAATTTGAGCCAGGAAACGTAG
- a CDS encoding magnesium transporter CorA family protein yields MLVIYKNTEAGLEEITEAVTGCWINVIDPEQEEIEQLVELGVPQDFITYALDLDEQSRAEKEDDGTLLVLLRIPYFQGAKMDVPYRTIPLGIVITSRFIVTICRLQNDIIQEFCSGRIKGLSTAKRNRFTLRVLLSTASKFLLYLKEINKVVETLEDLITLSSRNRDILELLKYQKSLVYFTTALRANELMMERLQRWQIFKAYPDDEDLLEDVITENRQALEMVEISSNILSSMMDAFASMISNNLNEVMKFLASITIILSIPTIVTSFFGMNVDLPVQDHPLAALFVIIISIVISAVVVSIFRRRDWF; encoded by the coding sequence ATGCTGGTGATCTATAAAAATACTGAGGCAGGATTGGAAGAAATCACTGAAGCAGTGACAGGGTGCTGGATCAATGTGATTGATCCGGAGCAAGAGGAAATTGAACAATTGGTTGAATTGGGCGTGCCTCAGGATTTTATCACATACGCGCTAGACCTGGACGAACAATCTCGTGCCGAGAAAGAGGATGATGGTACTTTACTGGTGTTATTGCGAATTCCGTATTTCCAGGGTGCAAAGATGGATGTGCCTTATCGCACGATCCCTTTGGGAATTGTGATCACTTCGCGTTTTATTGTAACAATTTGCCGTTTACAAAATGATATTATCCAGGAGTTTTGCTCAGGGAGAATCAAAGGACTTTCCACAGCCAAAAGGAATCGATTTACATTGCGAGTTTTGCTTTCTACAGCGAGTAAGTTCTTGCTATACCTCAAGGAAATTAATAAAGTGGTAGAAACGTTGGAAGACCTGATTACCTTATCCTCAAGAAATCGGGATATTCTTGAATTGCTTAAGTACCAAAAAAGTTTGGTCTATTTTACAACTGCCTTACGAGCAAATGAGTTAATGATGGAACGTCTTCAACGCTGGCAGATTTTCAAAGCCTATCCAGACGATGAGGATTTGTTAGAGGATGTGATAACCGAAAATCGTCAGGCGCTTGAAATGGTGGAAATTTCAAGTAACATTCTGAGCTCTATGATGGATGCGTTTGCCTCTATGATTTCAAATAATTTGAACGAGGTTATGAAATTTTTGGCTTCGATAACAATCATTTTGAGTATTCCTACGATTGTGACGAGTTTTTTTGGGATGAACGTGGATTTGCCCGTCCAGGATCACCCCCTGGCTGCGCTATTTGTGATAATTATATCGATTGTAATTTCTGCTGTAGTGGTGAGTATTTTCAGAAGACGTGATTGGTTCTAA
- the purH gene encoding bifunctional phosphoribosylaminoimidazolecarboxamide formyltransferase/IMP cyclohydrolase encodes MPNALISVTDKSQLVEFAQELVTLGWVIWASGGTSNELRKNSITVNELSDYTGMGEMLGGRVKTLHPAIYAGILARDIHEDEKVLANNNWLRFDLVVVNLYPFEKKVQSPNIDLSEAIENIDIGGVALLRAAAKNFQRVLVVCDPADYSVVIDALKSGQNTETLRRSLAWKAFGVTSRYDAFIAGFLSSGEVYPLNLYRCQNLRYGENPHQQAIFYSFSPNEKPFDGRVLQGKELSYNNILDVDAGWRVVSSFDEPTVAIIKHLSPCGIASANTVAEAYRQALECDPVSAFGGIVASNRVIDETAAIQMKDLFIECIVSPGFTSEAMEILSRKKNCRVIEIPISTQYSNEQWELRSVYHGVLRQSVDWGDPHGTEWRVVTSKHPDQEQMVALKFAWKACQHVKSNAIVLAKGKSTVGIGGGQPNRVQSVRIAIENAGERARGAVMASDAFFPFPDSIEVAAKAGIGAIIQPGGSVRDNDVIRAADNSGIAMIFTGVRHFKH; translated from the coding sequence ATGCCTAATGCACTCATTTCCGTTACAGATAAATCACAACTGGTGGAATTTGCGCAGGAACTTGTAACGTTAGGATGGGTTATATGGGCTTCAGGAGGAACATCAAACGAACTTCGAAAAAATAGTATTACGGTTAACGAGTTGTCTGATTATACTGGCATGGGTGAAATGCTTGGGGGAAGGGTAAAGACGCTTCACCCGGCGATATATGCAGGAATTCTGGCTAGAGATATCCATGAAGATGAAAAGGTACTTGCAAATAATAATTGGTTGAGGTTTGATTTAGTTGTTGTAAATTTATATCCATTTGAAAAAAAGGTTCAATCACCAAATATTGATTTGAGCGAAGCAATAGAAAACATTGATATTGGGGGAGTGGCTCTGCTTCGAGCAGCGGCAAAAAATTTTCAGAGGGTGCTTGTTGTTTGTGATCCTGCTGATTATTCTGTTGTCATTGATGCTCTAAAAAGTGGTCAAAATACGGAGACCTTACGGCGTTCTCTGGCTTGGAAAGCCTTCGGAGTGACCAGTAGGTATGATGCTTTCATCGCTGGCTTTCTCAGTTCAGGTGAAGTTTACCCGCTCAATCTATACAGATGTCAAAACCTCAGATATGGTGAAAATCCCCATCAGCAAGCGATTTTTTACTCTTTTAGCCCGAACGAGAAGCCATTCGATGGACGGGTTCTTCAAGGGAAAGAGTTGTCTTATAACAATATTTTAGATGTGGATGCCGGTTGGAGGGTGGTGTCTTCGTTTGACGAACCCACTGTCGCCATTATTAAGCATCTTTCCCCCTGTGGAATTGCCAGTGCAAATACTGTGGCAGAAGCATACCGGCAAGCACTGGAATGTGATCCGGTTTCTGCTTTTGGGGGGATTGTTGCCAGCAATCGTGTTATTGATGAGACCGCCGCTATCCAAATGAAGGATTTGTTTATAGAATGTATTGTTTCTCCAGGATTTACCAGCGAAGCCATGGAAATTTTATCCAGGAAAAAGAATTGCCGGGTGATAGAAATTCCAATCTCTACACAATATTCAAATGAACAATGGGAGTTGCGTTCTGTCTATCACGGGGTTCTCCGTCAAAGTGTTGATTGGGGTGATCCTCATGGGACAGAATGGCGCGTAGTAACCTCAAAACATCCTGATCAGGAACAAATGGTTGCCCTTAAGTTTGCCTGGAAGGCTTGTCAACACGTAAAATCGAATGCAATTGTTCTGGCAAAAGGAAAATCCACAGTGGGTATTGGTGGAGGGCAACCCAACAGAGTTCAAAGTGTTCGTATAGCCATTGAAAATGCTGGAGAAAGAGCAAGAGGTGCAGTAATGGCATCCGATGCATTTTTCCCGTTTCCTGATTCAATTGAAGTGGCGGCAAAGGCTGGAATAGGGGCAATTATTCAGCCTGGGGGATCGGTCAGAGATAACGACGTAATCCGTGCGGCAGACAATTCAGGTATTGCCATGATTTTCACAGGGGTGAGACATTTTAAGCACTAA
- the lysA gene encoding diaminopimelate decarboxylase: MSSILPLFPDNMVVSERGRINLSGFDILELAEKYSTPLYIYDAHTIFHNIDTLKDTLKKYYPGESIITYAAKAYFSLRFAQFIAKTEVGIDAVSENELIFALRAGIKPERIHLHGNNKTYAELDHAVQANIHAIVIDNFEDIEILERLSHKKSPISVWIRVNPEIDEIATHPYRNTGHSVSKFGLTIRDGQAETAIRMLMANPNFRLIGIHTHIGSQIFDTAPYKQAIGEMLKLARRCNWIPAEVCPGGGWGVPYRHDEMINNNIENWIREISIVIQEEYRGSNFLPRLILEPGRWIVARAGIAIYTVGRVKQFSNGEKLLAVDGGMGDNIRPPLYQAEYEAIVAENPLGSPTTCYRIVGRFCESGDELIHEIDLPEVQTGNHLIFPVSGAYHLSMASNYNLFARPAVLWVENGSVNVLQERENLFTGWWV, from the coding sequence ATGTCTTCAATCTTGCCATTATTTCCAGATAACATGGTTGTTTCTGAGAGAGGTCGTATTAACCTCTCAGGTTTTGATATTCTTGAACTCGCCGAAAAATATTCTACCCCCTTATACATTTACGATGCCCATACAATTTTCCATAATATCGATACGCTGAAAGATACCCTAAAGAAATACTATCCTGGCGAGAGCATAATTACATATGCTGCAAAGGCATATTTTTCATTGAGATTTGCTCAGTTTATTGCCAAGACAGAAGTTGGTATTGATGCTGTTTCAGAAAATGAATTAATTTTTGCTTTAAGAGCAGGGATTAAGCCAGAACGAATCCATTTGCATGGAAATAACAAGACGTATGCTGAACTTGATCATGCCGTTCAGGCAAACATTCATGCCATTGTGATAGACAATTTTGAAGACATAGAAATACTTGAGAGACTTTCTCACAAAAAATCACCTATTTCCGTTTGGATTAGAGTTAATCCTGAAATTGATGAGATTGCTACACATCCGTACCGCAATACCGGACATTCTGTGAGCAAATTTGGATTGACTATTCGCGATGGCCAGGCAGAAACAGCGATCCGGATGTTAATGGCTAATCCGAACTTTCGGTTAATTGGTATTCATACTCATATAGGTTCGCAAATTTTCGACACAGCCCCTTACAAACAAGCAATTGGGGAAATGCTTAAATTAGCCAGAAGATGTAACTGGATACCTGCTGAGGTATGTCCTGGTGGGGGCTGGGGGGTTCCCTACAGACACGACGAAATGATAAATAACAACATAGAGAATTGGATCAGGGAAATTTCCATTGTCATTCAAGAAGAGTATCGAGGGAGTAATTTTCTTCCCCGATTAATTCTTGAGCCTGGAAGATGGATTGTTGCGCGGGCAGGAATTGCGATTTACACTGTAGGCAGGGTTAAACAGTTCTCAAACGGAGAAAAACTGTTGGCTGTAGACGGTGGGATGGGCGATAATATTCGCCCACCCCTATATCAAGCAGAATATGAAGCTATCGTAGCAGAAAATCCTTTAGGTAGTCCTACAACTTGTTATAGGATCGTTGGTAGGTTTTGTGAATCTGGGGATGAACTCATTCATGAAATTGATTTACCCGAAGTTCAGACCGGCAATCACTTAATCTTCCCGGTTTCAGGTGCATATCATCTCAGTATGGCATCGAACTACAACCTGTTCGCTCGACCTGCTGTTCTATGGGTAGAAAACGGGAGTGTCAACGTCCTACAGGAAAGAGAAAATTTGTTTACTGGCTGGTGGGTTTAG